AGGCgaggcgagttgagccggtaccatgcggtggaaaagcagCTTTTGTATCTATGTACCTATCTACCTACCTTTCTACCTAAGTACCTACCTACCTAGTTATCAACCAACCTAGCTTCCTAAGTACCTAAGTACACACCTTTGTATCTTTGTACCTACCTACCTTTCTACCTAAATGCCTACCTATCTACTTACCTACCTTACTACTTAAGTTGGCTACCTACTTATCTGCCTATCTACCTTCCTACCTACCTaaccacccactcactcactcactcctcaTAAACACTATGCAAACAAAGGCATATGCTGTAAAATCATGAAGTTGTTTTCTCTTCCTGTTCCCAGGATCAGTTTGAGTTCGCCCTGACAGCCGTCGCAGAGGAAGTCAACGCCATCCTCAAAGCTCTGCCCCAGTGAAACCAGTCCGATCCGATCCAGACCAGAACCGCCCACCGGCACCTCGCCCTCCTCCTGTCAACGCACCGGCTGACGGATCGACCCCCTTGCACTCGGAATTGTATCTTATTGAAATCATCAGCTGTATTTTACCTCGCCTTTTCTCTCTAAGATGATGATTATCATGATGAGGAATGACCTCgtgcttctctctcccccattgGGTGATGCCTTGAAACATAATGGTGatgtcaaaaaaaaatgtactattTGCCAATTTTAAAGTTAGGCAGGATTTAGACAGACGtggaaaatctgatttttaactaTTTGTGGCGCAGATCCGATTCTGGTTCTCCCCACCAGATCTAACGGTGCGTTCATGTGCTCCGGGATTTCCGAGTCGACCGCTAAACAGCATTCAtatgctattttgtcagaaaaaacaaacccagaagacaaacgataaacaaacacgGACGTTACAGTAAGTGTTTTCTTACTGGTAACGCTTACCATTATTTAAACATCAGATTTTCTTCTTCTCGTGGAAATCCAGCCTGAAAGTTCACTAGCTACATTCCACTTCGAGTCAGTGCAGATTGAAGCAGAAACACACTGTACTATCTGTGGTTGAAGTTTGTTGAAACTGTGCTGCTGTTCGGTTAACATGAGAGTCACTACTACACAACTAGGGCTGGGTACCATAACGATTTTTGGTGTCAATATCGATTTTATGGTATCGAATGCTTCTGAAAAGCTTCGAATGTTGGATTCCTAAATTAAGATCTTGGAATTTTTGATTCTAAAAGCAGTCGGCATGTACAAATATTACACAGGAAATAATTGAATCCATTGCATATTGAAATACTGTATGCGTTCATTCAGCAAAAAAGTATGGTTTCGGTATTGACACTGGTATTGGTGTCGGAAAATTttaacgatacccagccctagtcgTCGCTAAAGTGTCAAGAGTCTTGTAAGGAAGTGAGGGGTGATGTTGAATTATGggtaatctctctctccagaccgTGATTGTTTACACATCTGAAAATCCCGCTCAGTAACCCTCTTCATCCCTTCCCTCATTTTACTAACACCTGCAGAAAATACAAACATCTgactccctcccttctctttgtGTGCCATTCAGATAATTGTAAATGTCACTGAATATATTGTTGTATACCTCAAGCAAgtcagaaaaagaaataaaaaatgctattctatgaagaaaaaaaaagctattttgTAATGTGAGACCTTAAATAAATCTTTTCGTGTTTAAGTGCTGCAATCACTCAGTGTGACTTCTGtctttgtatatattttatatatcaAGAATATGCAATTCGATATCATGCATGTAGATATCAGTTTGGGCTATTGGATATTTAGGATTTAGACATTTATCTGGTACTCTTATGGAGCAACTTGcaagagaaaaataagattcaaTTCCTGATCTTGTGCATTACAGCAACCGATAGGAAGGAGAAATACTGTATTTGTaagaaaatattcctgtgacccttgTAGGATTAAGTATGacgaaaagaaataagagccaggaAGAAAGTGCAgaaaggtttttgtttttcagcagaAGGAAAGCATTAGTTATCACCAAGCTGGGGCCCCGACTGCCTGACCTTATCTTTTCCAGCAGCGCTTTCAGCACTGAAAGCCAAATCCACAAGGTGATTAATGATGCCGGTCGGGTTTAGGGCCTTTTGTGTGTAGTCAGTAGGGGTGGATGGATCACAAAACCTGGcctagaagaaaaaaaatgagtctGTTCTCTCCCATATATCTCAGTAGACTTACCCTAGAAACGTCTGACTATCTGTCCCGCCATAAAGGGtcacagctgctccaacaactagcCCCGGTCCCAGAAATAATACACACTAGATCACAATACAGTTTCACACTATGACGCTGGGCCGAGATTAAGGCCTCATCATATCCCCACATTACCTTATGCAACTTCCAGCCAGAGCATTTAGCGGATTAATTTGAGGATTAGACTGGTTCTGTCTCCAGCATCAGTTCATATCAGTCTCATTGACCTTTAAAATCTGCAGACAGGCAAAAGTTGAAGTCTAATTTTATAGTTATGTACTGCAGCTATACATGTAATTTCAAGCAGAGTGGAAAAACTGGCACAAGCTGGTTTTGGATTAGAGAAAATTTGGAATGCATAAGTTATTTCCCCATTTACAAGTTTCTACGTGCATTTAATATTGTACATGTTTCCAGGCCTTTGATACATTGCAGGTTTATTGCTTTCTGTTTCACATCTTTGACCAAGTCATCACCAATACTGGTTTGTATATTTTTTCCACTGGGGCAGACAGTGGTGGTTAGATTTCAGATGCCAAACCTCAACTAATTTTAGTTTCTCCATACTTTGAAATACCTAGACATTACAAAGACATTTTCCCCCATATTTTCCTGACCTGCATAGCAACTGTTATGAAAACTAACTTAAAGATGGGAGTGTCTAGATGGTATCTAGAGTCCTGTTGCTAATAAAAACAGACTTCATGCATGTCACCTGATTTTGTTATCTGTTGGTACACTGACCAAGAAACACATGACAAGACAAATGGCTTTAATGTTCTTTTTATTAAAGTGTTTTTATGGTTGAGGTGAGTGAGGCAGGAAATTTTTGTAGCTCATTGGAATGTGCTGAATTAATGGAATGAGTGTCAATTGAATTCCGCTGTCCATTAAACCCTTTTTGGTGTTCAGCTTCTTCTATCGGGGAGTGTAGATTGTAATGGAGCGACAGCAAGCTGGAGATGTTTCAGTGACCTAGtactcctctccctcatcctcctctccgaCGCTGTCGGTTCCCACCTCTTCGTAATCCTTCTCCAGGGCGGCCATGTCTTCTCTGGCCTCGGAgaactctccctcctccattccCTCCCCAACGTACCAGTGGACGAAGGCCCTCTTGGCGTACATCAGGTCGAACTTGTGGTCCAGACGAGCCCAGGCCTCAGCGATGGCTGTGGTGTTGCTCAGCATGCACACCGCCCTCTGCACCTTGGCCAGGTCTCCTCCAGGAACCACGGTGGGAGGCTGGTAGTTGATGCCCACCTTGAAGCCTGTGGGACACCAGTCCACAAACTGGATGGTGCGCTTGGTCTTGATGGTGGCGATGGCGGAGTTGACGTCTTTGGGCACGACGTCTCCACGGTACAGGAGGCAGCAGGCCATGTACTTGCCGTGACGAGGATCGCATTTCACCATCTGATTGGCCGGCTCGAAGCAGGCGTTGGTGATGTCAGCCACTGAGAGCTGCTCATGATAGGCCTTCTCTGCTGAGATAACTGGGGCGTAGGTGGCCAGAGGGAAGTGGATACGTGGGTAGGGCACCAGGTTGGTCTGGAACTCGGTCAGGTCCACGTTCAAGGCTCCGTCGAAGCGCAGGGAGGCGGTGATGGAGGACACGATCTGGCCGATGAGCCTGTTGAGGTTGGTGTAGGTGGGGCGCTCGATGTCCAGGTTCCTGCGGCAGATGTCATATATGGCCTCGTTGTCCACCATGAAGGCGCAGTCAGAGTGCTCCAGGGTGGTGTGGGTGGTCAGGATGGAGTTGTATGGCTCCACCACCGCTGTGGACACCTGGGGAGCTGGGTAAACTGCAAACTCCAGCTTGGACTTCTTCCCGTAGTCGACAGAGAGACGCTCCATCAGCAGAGAGGTGAAGCCAGAGCCGGTTCCTCCACCAAAGGAGTGGAAGATGAGGAAACCTTGGAGTCCAGTGCATTGGTCAGcctgaagggggaaaaaaaaggaaaattataaaaaaaaggtGTGGCCATGTCTGGAGACAtcgttcctacacattttctcCCTCATTTAAAATACATAATTCTTCCTCAGCTTCTTGAGAATGTGGGATAGTGGTCTGTAGCGGATTCCTTACAAATGAAGTATGCAAAACAACGGACTACAACCACTTACACCTGGAATTTTTCAGATTAGGTTTCCAGACCTTCGTAGGAACACTGTGGCCATTCTGCAGACTAACCTACACAGTCGTTCTTTGTTGCTTACCAGTTTACGAGTCCTGTCCAGAACCAGGTCGATGATCTCCTTTCCGATGGTGTAGTGACCTCGGGCGTAGTTGTTGGCTGCGTCTTCCTTTCCAGTGATCAGCtgctcagggtggaaaagctggCGGTAGGTACCTGTCCGGACCTCATCTGTGGAACACACATGAGGAAACAGGTTAAAATAAAGTCCCATTTCAGCCCCAATTTAGTACAACAGTCAAATTCTTCTTTGTACATCATGTTGACTTGTGTCATACATACATAGATGGCTTAATCTTTAAACAAGTAGAAAGTAAACTTATGAGTGAATTATTCCCTTTCTGACCTgcactggaggaaaaaaaaaaaaaacaccactgtTTACAAGTCTCCTTCAATCTATGGTACCAGTTCATTCTCACTTGTTTAGGAAAATAATTTGTTTACCTATGACTGTCGGCTCCAAGTCCACAAAGACGGCTCTGGGAACGTGTTTGCCGGCTCCGGTCTCACTGAAGAAGGTGTTGAAGGAGTCGTCTCCCCCGCCGATGGTCTTGTCGCTGGGCATCTGCCCGTCCGGCTGGATGCCGTGCTCCAGGCAGTACagctcccagcatgcattgcccATCTGGGTTCCGGCCTGGCCGACGTGCATAGAAATACACTCACGctgtagagagagggggacaagaCGGTCATCAAATCATTCTCTTCATATACAAAAATGTCGTTTCACAAATTCCTGTGAATTATTTGTACTTTGTTAATCAAGTTAATTCTGCTTTAGGCCCAACAAGCTAGTTTTCTTTGCTCAAACTCTGCTCTGTTGTGTTCAGGTGCGATGAAAAGCATCCATTTCAGTTCTGACAGCTCCTCATCTGCTGGGCATCAAGTGCGCTCACTGACCCAGATCAGACATGAAACTAATCCTCAGAGCCTAAATACAATTCTGCCTTCTGTAATGATTTGTCCTGGTTCGATTTTTATAAAAAGACAGTCGTACATGCAACAAAATACTTCCAGTATagaaatgtgcaaaatatttgCATAGGTTTGACTGTTTAATCTACAGCTATGTAAATCATTTTTCAGTATCTAACAAAAGCTCCCCCCTATATTTCAGCTATCTGCATTTAACTGCTGACCTCTGCACTTTAAGGATAATCCCTGTTATTTTCAACATGGGCCTTACTTTCTTAGTTTTCACCATCATGCCATGTCAATCAATTTGGATCAAAATTTCATCAATTACTTGACTGTAGAGTAGGGCTACACACTGTTGACTGCACCTTATATTGTAATTATTTAGCAGAATACTGCAATTGTGATATAAATTGCAATGCAGCTTAAATAGATTTTTTCAGCAAAcatacattattattaatactaatGCTTAAGATTTGAATACaattatattttgtttatattttataataaGCAATTTAATTTCTAGGCCAGAAATTGGGCTCAGTACCAGAAGGCCATGTGTAGGAGTCCATTTTGAGCAGCCACAAATGACAATAACTGTGCCTGATGCAACCGATAATGTAGATCTAGATACCTCTCAGTTTGAAGACAGACTGCTCTCAAATACAGTCTAaatggggcagagagagaaactaacgaaaataactggaattatcctttaatggcACAAATGGCCAACTGTTAATCTGCCCTGTCTTTGTTATCCGACATGTTCATTCTGCCACGTTTCTAATGtttgtactttttaaaattgcatcgtataaaaaaaatattataataaaattGTTTAACTGAGTGAAAAACGACTGTGCATCCATCTGAAGGTTATTCAAATTAAAACATTTGGTAAATCATGGCCTAGGGCGATGAGTTTCTTCAAATGTATGCTGAGTCACATGAGGTTTTTCACTGCAGCCTGTGGTGAgttcactccctctcctcccccctcccaaaTGGAAATtaacagcagcaccagcagaTCAGTGAAAATTCCCAGTGCGCTACAGAGGGGGAAAATCCATAGAGGAACCACTCCCTGCCCCCACAGCACGGGCCTGCTGCTTTGTGTAACGTTCACGTACCGACAAGGCCGTTATCAGATTGCGCCTTCCAGTGGAAACTGACTATTCAAATCCTCCTCTAACGTTACTCAGATTACCGCTTCCCTCCATTACACCGACTGCACAATGAATCACATTCAACACATGGTCCACACTAAACTGAGAGGAcgtttaaaatgaaaaaatcctGTTCAGCTGTTTGTTAGGATTTTATTAGCTACTGCTGGATTCAAAAACGTTTTTTTCCGAAACTGCGCCAGTTTTTTGGCGTGTGTCCCATGCTGCTGAGTGAGCacaaacagagctgcagtctAGCATCGTCAAGACTGTCTAGGTGACGTTACAGCGTATCAAAATCGATTTTTAAAACCAGATTTTATATTGATTAATATTTTAGGAAATTCTAACATTTAAGGTTGACTGATACTAAACACGCGTTTAATCCACAACCTGCATATGGTTTCTAGCAGCAATGGCGGTTTACATGTAACCCCCCGCCCGCCTAGTTGTTCTagcaaaataagatttttaaaGTAAATCTGCCTCAATACTCAccattttttctgatttttttttttccttcgtGCCGACGCGAGGATTCGGTGAGTGAAGGCTGTTATGTGGAGGGCAAATGGAGGCGGCGGTATTTATACAGTCGCAGGGAGGCGGGACGACGGAAGCAGTTTGAGTTTCCTCTCGGCGGGAGCGACCGTTGGCTTGAAAATGGGGCGGAGGCAGACCGATGCTGCCTTCAgttgctgtcggaaatatcctGCTTGTTGCGCTGTAGCCTACATGAATGACCTGACAATATATAATTGCCGTTTAAAGGACTCCTCCGCTGCTGGTGAAAGTTAGCCTTATTTTCTAGATTGGCATCTCTCCCATAtgaaattgttgttgtttttatgttttaccttTAGCTAGAATACATATTTTAGATTGATTACTTGACTAATCTCTGACATTTGGATTTGATATTGTAAACGACGAGCGATATCATGAATGGCATTGAATGGCATCTACAAGGTAGGGAACACCATAGTCTCATTTTAGCTAATTGTGTGCTAATCAACACTGGAGGAATCCtttaactggcaaacttgaatggcaaagaaggaacttaGGTCAAAATATAAGTAAAAATGTGAATGCTAATGgaaattacaggtcaaaacaagattacatatttgttactgaaaATATCTACCTGGGATTTACAGTAACTTTTGCCTCATAAATTACTTAAAACATCCATTAtgtgcattttctcctcttgaATGCAGTAGCAAGTCTTCTTTATGACTGTAGCACTTGGATGTAGGAGCTTGCGAGGAACACCTGAAGGCAACATGACTCACACAGGGAAGTACAGTGGCTCCACTATGATGAAGGCCCTCCACCATGCCTTCCACTCCTACAGAAAGAAATCATTCATTCAGCTTCATTCACAATTCATGACTAGGTTATGTAAACTTCATTAAGAGGTTATAATTGACATACTTGCTCTGGAAGTTATCAATAAAAAGGGTAACTTAACACTTTTATGAGCTCTGATGCAGCTTTTCCATGTAGGGAAGCCTGTGCATATTGTGAAGAAGTTTTTcttttgcactgtatgtgaggtcctgttgtcctcaTACCATGTGTTAGCATGTATTGTGCAACTTTGTAAGCTGTCAACATCTATCTGCACCAATGTctgcaagacaaattcctgcagGAGGAATACATGTAATGtacttggtgattaaagtgattttttttgaaGTAGAAAACAAACATAGACAGATAATAATATATACTCTATGAATGATCACATAATGAGGGGTAAACTGTAGCCCCCCACAATATCTAACCTATTGCAGAGTCATCCACTATCACGGACCACGTTTCCATATTTACATTGAAAAATCAGTTCCTTCCTTGCAGTAAAAGATGTCAGtaaggtgtcactttttttacAGATAACAGTGTATATCAAAAATAG
The window above is part of the Centroberyx gerrardi isolate f3 chromosome 21, fCenGer3.hap1.cur.20231027, whole genome shotgun sequence genome. Proteins encoded here:
- the LOC139920628 gene encoding tubulin alpha chain, giving the protein MRECISMHVGQAGTQMGNACWELYCLEHGIQPDGQMPSDKTIGGGDDSFNTFFSETGAGKHVPRAVFVDLEPTVIDEVRTGTYRQLFHPEQLITGKEDAANNYARGHYTIGKEIIDLVLDRTRKLADQCTGLQGFLIFHSFGGGTGSGFTSLLMERLSVDYGKKSKLEFAVYPAPQVSTAVVEPYNSILTTHTTLEHSDCAFMVDNEAIYDICRRNLDIERPTYTNLNRLIGQIVSSITASLRFDGALNVDLTEFQTNLVPYPRIHFPLATYAPVISAEKAYHEQLSVADITNACFEPANQMVKCDPRHGKYMACCLLYRGDVVPKDVNSAIATIKTKRTIQFVDWCPTGFKVGINYQPPTVVPGGDLAKVQRAVCMLSNTTAIAEAWARLDHKFDLMYAKRAFVHWYVGEGMEEGEFSEAREDMAALEKDYEEVGTDSVGEEDEGEEY